In Cycloclasticus sp., a single genomic region encodes these proteins:
- a CDS encoding YihY/virulence factor BrkB family protein, with product MSKRKFNLQAKIDALLWPSEAGLSPHAMLLLKTLRVVYASIVDLMAGQLSLRAMSLVYTTLLSIVPLLALSFSVLKAMGAHNEIEPFLFQFLAPLGEQGTDIGKNIIGFIDNIKVGVLGSVGLGLLIYTVLSLVQKIENAFNMIWHVESTRSIGERFSSYLSVILIGPVMMVSALGMTATVMSSSVVTYFAAIEPFGSLIILTTKLLPYAMVMGVFTFIYMFMPNTRVRLSAAMIGAIVAGFLWETSGVLFATFVVSSTKYTAIYSSFAVVIMLLIWLYISWLILLFGSNLAFYIQNPSSLKVSRDGFEISSRVKERLALLLMKLIGETHYNGDAPPTLDGLTDRISAPHTVVRYVLIKLIAQHLIVESNESPVGYLPAKSLDVLLVADVIKAVRVAEEEHFLAANVLLLPNDTLDVANSIDRAIEESLGSMSIRDLVVDKTQ from the coding sequence GTGTCAAAAAGGAAGTTTAACCTGCAAGCCAAAATCGACGCGCTACTGTGGCCTAGCGAAGCTGGCTTGTCACCGCATGCAATGCTGCTATTGAAAACCTTACGCGTTGTCTATGCATCAATTGTGGATTTAATGGCTGGCCAGCTCAGTTTACGAGCAATGAGTCTGGTGTATACCACGTTATTGTCGATTGTGCCGCTGTTGGCGCTGAGCTTTTCTGTATTAAAAGCGATGGGGGCACATAATGAAATCGAGCCTTTTTTATTCCAATTTTTAGCGCCATTAGGTGAGCAAGGCACCGATATTGGTAAAAATATTATTGGTTTTATCGATAACATAAAAGTCGGTGTGTTGGGCTCGGTTGGTTTAGGCTTATTAATTTATACTGTTTTGTCATTGGTTCAAAAAATCGAAAATGCCTTCAATATGATTTGGCACGTTGAGTCGACACGCAGTATCGGTGAACGTTTCAGTAGTTACCTGAGTGTTATTTTGATCGGCCCAGTTATGATGGTTTCAGCGCTTGGGATGACGGCGACGGTGATGAGCTCGTCGGTTGTTACATATTTTGCCGCTATTGAGCCGTTCGGTAGCCTGATTATATTAACGACTAAGTTACTTCCTTATGCGATGGTGATGGGGGTGTTCACGTTTATTTATATGTTTATGCCAAATACACGCGTACGCTTATCAGCCGCAATGATAGGCGCTATCGTTGCGGGTTTTTTGTGGGAAACTTCAGGCGTTTTATTTGCGACCTTTGTTGTTAGTTCAACAAAATATACGGCTATTTACTCAAGTTTTGCAGTCGTTATTATGTTGCTGATTTGGTTATATATTAGTTGGTTGATTTTACTGTTTGGTTCAAACCTTGCCTTTTATATACAAAACCCTTCGTCATTAAAGGTGAGCCGAGACGGCTTTGAAATAAGTTCTCGTGTTAAGGAACGCTTGGCATTATTGCTAATGAAGTTGATTGGCGAAACGCATTACAACGGTGATGCACCCCCCACACTCGATGGATTAACGGACAGAATATCGGCGCCACATACGGTTGTCCGATATGTGCTTATTAAACTCATCGCACAACACCTTATTGTTGAAAGTAACGAGAGTCCAGTTGGTTACTTGCCCGCTAAGTCACTTGATGTTTTGTTGGTAGCGGATGTGATTAAGGCAGTGCGAGTTGCTGAAGAAGAGCACTTTTTAGCGGCGAATGTACTGCTACTGCCAAATGATACCTTGGATGTGGCTAATAGTATTGACCGCGCTATTGAAGAGTCGTTAGGCAGCATGAGCATACGCGATCTTGTTGTTGATAAAACACAGTAA
- a CDS encoding glutamine--tRNA ligase/YqeY domain fusion protein has translation MNDKSIEASPSNFIRNIIDADIESGKHKQVVTRFPPEPNGYLHIGHAKSICLNFGISQDYPDAICHLRFDDTNPGKEKSEYIDAIKEDVRWLGFDWGESLHHTSDYFGQLYAYAVQLVKQDKAYVDSLSAEEIRLYRGNLTEPGKNSPYRDRSIEENIDLLERMKNGEFAEGEHLLRAKIDMAAPNINMRDPAIYRIKNMSHPMTGDKWHIYPMYDFAHCVSDAIEGITHSLCTLEFEDHRPLYDWFLDELNTPAHPQQIEFSRLNLDYTVMSKRKLHELVEGGYVSGWDDPRLPTLSGMRRRGYTANAIRDFCSRIGVTKKDNIVEMSVLENSLREDLDLSSPRALAVLDPIKLIIDNYPEEQEEILQGINHPKKPEEGKRDIPFSKELYIERSDYMEGAPKKFFRLTEGREVRLRFAYYVTCTHVVKDDNGEVTEVHCSYDPATRGGKSEDGRKVKGTIHWVSVKHSISAEVRQYDRLFTIAAPVSEKEQDYKEFINKDSVQVLKDCQLEASLLTAGSAAYQFERQGYFCLDSVDSRAEKLVFNRIVTLRDSWAKKK, from the coding sequence ATGAATGATAAGAGTATCGAAGCAAGCCCGAGTAATTTTATACGTAATATTATTGATGCGGATATAGAGTCGGGTAAACACAAGCAAGTGGTTACGCGTTTTCCGCCAGAACCGAATGGCTATTTGCACATCGGACACGCAAAATCCATTTGTCTGAATTTTGGTATTTCGCAAGATTACCCTGATGCCATCTGCCACCTACGGTTTGACGATACCAACCCAGGTAAGGAAAAATCTGAATACATTGATGCCATTAAAGAAGACGTTCGTTGGCTAGGTTTTGACTGGGGTGAGAGCCTTCATCATACTTCTGACTACTTCGGTCAATTGTATGCTTATGCTGTTCAGTTAGTGAAGCAAGACAAAGCGTATGTCGATAGTTTGTCTGCCGAAGAGATAAGACTTTATCGCGGTAATTTAACTGAGCCAGGTAAAAATAGTCCTTATCGAGATCGCTCAATTGAAGAAAATATAGATCTGCTTGAGCGCATGAAAAATGGTGAATTTGCCGAAGGTGAACACCTGTTGCGCGCCAAAATTGATATGGCTGCGCCAAATATCAATATGCGTGATCCCGCTATTTATCGTATTAAAAACATGTCGCACCCGATGACCGGTGATAAATGGCATATTTACCCAATGTACGATTTTGCGCACTGCGTGTCAGATGCGATTGAAGGCATTACCCACTCGCTTTGCACACTTGAGTTCGAAGATCACCGTCCTTTATACGATTGGTTTTTGGATGAACTCAACACACCGGCGCACCCACAACAAATAGAGTTTTCGCGGTTAAACCTTGATTACACAGTGATGAGCAAACGAAAGCTACATGAACTGGTCGAAGGGGGCTATGTAAGCGGCTGGGATGATCCTCGCTTGCCGACACTCAGTGGCATGCGTCGTCGTGGCTATACGGCGAATGCGATTCGTGATTTCTGTTCGCGAATTGGCGTGACTAAAAAAGACAATATCGTTGAGATGAGTGTGCTTGAAAACTCATTACGCGAAGATTTAGACTTAAGTTCACCCAGAGCGCTAGCGGTTCTTGATCCAATAAAGTTGATTATTGATAATTACCCTGAAGAGCAAGAAGAAATACTTCAAGGGATTAATCACCCCAAAAAACCAGAAGAAGGCAAACGTGATATTCCATTTTCTAAAGAGCTTTATATCGAACGAAGCGACTACATGGAAGGTGCCCCTAAGAAATTTTTCCGTTTAACTGAGGGGCGTGAAGTTCGGTTGCGCTTTGCTTACTACGTGACCTGTACTCATGTCGTGAAAGATGACAATGGTGAAGTAACAGAAGTGCACTGTAGTTACGATCCTGCTACACGCGGAGGGAAGTCTGAAGATGGCCGCAAAGTAAAAGGGACGATTCATTGGGTATCTGTAAAACATTCGATTAGTGCGGAAGTAAGGCAGTATGACCGCTTATTTACCATCGCTGCGCCAGTGTCAGAAAAAGAGCAAGACTATAAAGAATTTATCAATAAAGATTCTGTGCAAGTGCTTAAAGACTGTCAATTAGAAGCCTCACTGCTAACAGCCGGTTCAGCTGCATACCAATTTGAAAGGCAAGGTTATTTTTGCCTAGACAGCGTTGATTCTAGAGCCGAAAAGCTTGTGTTTAACCGAATTGTCACGTTACGAGATTCTTGGGCTAAAAAGAAATAA
- a CDS encoding HD domain-containing phosphohydrolase translates to MTGIRRINPSEVSVGESLPWPVYDIEKALLLKQGTVVSSEKQLKVILEKGIYRGLSDIEAVEEKEQAEQEKKRRVKTKSPFQMKRLCATELEQFVTKLIAGESVDVQETVDFLTNRIKEDCYNNANATLAAVHLSSEFSYSVLHPLHTAILCELLMRRLNFTDEQEKTVMAAALMMNVGMYELQDELFAQANSLTEMQRAAIHDHPEKSVAILKKAGLTDTHTLSIILQHHERIDGEGYPAKLKGDKIHQGAKVVALADIYAAMITPRAYRDPILAQTALKEIFVDRGKSVDDHLTQLLIREVGVYPPGSFVKLANGDTAIVIKRAIVKKDRNATAPVVACIIGPRGAMYQNPMMRDSKLDMYKITGMATPAFEKPMDFSKLWGYSGS, encoded by the coding sequence ATGACAGGTATTAGAAGAATCAATCCAAGTGAAGTGAGTGTTGGTGAGTCACTACCTTGGCCTGTTTATGATATTGAAAAAGCGCTGTTACTTAAACAGGGCACTGTGGTTAGCTCAGAAAAGCAGCTGAAGGTTATTCTAGAAAAAGGCATTTATCGCGGTTTGTCAGATATAGAGGCTGTTGAAGAGAAAGAGCAGGCGGAACAGGAAAAGAAACGTAGAGTAAAGACCAAAAGCCCGTTTCAAATGAAACGGCTGTGTGCGACAGAGTTGGAACAGTTCGTGACAAAACTTATCGCTGGTGAGTCCGTTGACGTACAAGAGACGGTTGATTTTCTAACCAATAGAATTAAAGAAGACTGTTATAACAATGCCAATGCCACGCTGGCTGCAGTGCACCTGTCTAGTGAGTTTTCTTACAGTGTACTACACCCATTGCATACGGCGATCTTGTGTGAGTTGCTAATGCGTCGTTTAAATTTTACCGATGAACAAGAAAAAACGGTTATGGCGGCAGCGTTGATGATGAATGTAGGTATGTATGAACTGCAAGATGAGCTATTCGCACAAGCTAATTCGTTGACTGAGATGCAGCGAGCTGCTATTCATGATCATCCTGAAAAGAGTGTTGCGATACTCAAAAAAGCTGGCCTGACGGACACACATACCTTAAGCATTATTTTACAACATCATGAACGTATTGATGGGGAAGGGTATCCAGCTAAATTAAAGGGCGATAAGATTCATCAAGGCGCAAAGGTGGTTGCGCTGGCAGATATTTATGCGGCTATGATTACGCCGCGGGCGTATCGTGACCCTATTTTGGCACAAACAGCACTGAAGGAAATTTTTGTCGATAGGGGGAAATCAGTCGATGACCACTTGACACAATTATTGATTAGGGAAGTGGGTGTTTACCCACCGGGATCTTTTGTGAAATTAGCTAATGGAGACACGGCGATTGTCATAAAACGTGCGATAGTTAAAAAAGATAGAAATGCGACTGCCCCCGTTGTGGCCTGTATTATTGGCCCTCGTGGTGCTATGTACCAAAACCCCATGATGCGCGATTCGAAACTAGATATGTACAAGATCACAGGCATGGCAACGCCAGCGTTTGAAAAGCCAATGGATTTTTCTAAGCTATGGGGCTATTCAGGTAGTTAA
- a CDS encoding NnrU family protein — MNSLIAACLFFLGMHWVISGSPLRSYIVNLLGETLFKVLFSLSIFAALTWMAIAFSAAPYLPTWGNADNLKPISVILMLFAFLLLPMSVFDKNPTLMGLVPPDEVTARGMVRITRHAGLIGLGLWGLAHFIVNGDWASHLLYGTIAFEGLIAPMNLDRKYRSRYADSWDRFTAQTSYIPFMAIISGRNKLVLRELNIWGALIGVTLFIGVLYFHQGWFGGSPLP; from the coding sequence ATGAATTCGCTAATCGCAGCTTGTCTTTTCTTTCTTGGAATGCACTGGGTTATATCAGGTAGCCCCTTACGTAGCTACATTGTCAATTTATTGGGCGAAACTTTATTTAAAGTATTATTCTCTCTCAGTATTTTTGCTGCCTTAACGTGGATGGCTATTGCCTTTTCAGCCGCCCCTTATTTACCGACTTGGGGCAATGCTGACAATCTTAAACCCATCAGCGTGATACTTATGTTGTTTGCTTTTTTGCTCCTTCCCATGAGTGTTTTTGATAAAAATCCAACCCTTATGGGATTAGTTCCACCTGACGAAGTAACGGCACGAGGCATGGTTCGCATCACCCGACATGCTGGGCTTATTGGCCTAGGTTTATGGGGACTCGCTCACTTTATCGTCAATGGAGATTGGGCATCACACCTACTGTATGGAACGATTGCTTTCGAGGGCCTTATTGCACCGATGAATTTAGACCGAAAATACCGTAGCCGTTATGCTGATTCTTGGGATAGGTTTACTGCCCAAACGTCATATATTCCCTTTATGGCCATAATATCTGGACGTAATAAACTTGTTTTACGTGAACTTAATATCTGGGGCGCACTGATTGGAGTTACCTTATTTATTGGCGTTCTTTATTTTCACCAAGGTTGGTTTGGCGGCTCCCCATTGCCTTGA